The Streptomyces rimosus genomic interval AGAAACCGGGGGCGCCGGACTCGGGACCGTGAAGACCGGGCACGCCGGATTCGTGACCGTGAAGGCCGGGAGCACCGGAACCAGCCGTGCCGGAACCCTCCGCCCCGGAACCACCCACACCAGATTCAGCCGCCCCGGAGCCCCCCACCGCCCCCGCCACCACGGCCACCCACTACCCGCCCGGCTTGATCAGATAGCCCGCCCCCCGGCGCGTGTGGATCATCGGGCTGCGGCCCGCGTCGATCTTCCGGCGCAGGTACGAGATGTACAGCTCCACGACGTTGGCCTGGCCGCCGAAGTCGTAGCTCCACACCCGGTCCAGGATCTGCGACTTGCTCAGCACCCGTCGCGGGTTGCGCATCAGATACCGCAGCAGCTCGAACTCGGTGGCCGTCAGATGGATCTCCTCGCCGCCGCGCCACACCTCATGGCTCTCCTCGTCCAGCAGCAGGTCACCGACCGAGAGCAGCGATTCACCGCGCCCCACCGCCGCGCCCGCCCGGCGCAGCAGGCCGCGCAGCCGCGCCACCACCTCCTCCAGGCTGAAGGGCTTGGTCACATAGTCGTCGGCGCCCGCCGTCAGCCCGGCGATCCGGTCCTCGACCGCGTCCTTCGCGGTCAGGAACAGCACCGGCACCTCCGGCAGTTCGTGGCGCAGCCGGCCCAGGACGGTCAGCCCGTCCATGTCCGGCAGCATCACGTCCAGCAGCACCGCGTCCGGGCGCCACTCACGCGCGGCCCGCAGCGCGGCCGTACCGTCGCCCTCGGCACGGATGTCCCAGCCCTCGTAACGCAGCGCCAGGGAGAGCAGTTCGGCGAGCGACGCCTCGTCGTCGACGACCAGCACCCGTACCGGGCTACCGTCGGGACGCAGCAGCTCAGCAGGCTTCTTCGCGGTGGATGTGGACGCTGTCACGGTCATGCCGCAAAGGCTGACCACCCCCTCTGAGAGACGTCTTGCGCGTACCTGTGAATCTCCTGAGAAACACCCGTCACCGCCGGACATGTGTGGTGGAACCGGACTGGGCCGCCCCCCGCGCGGTCCAGCCGGCCACCAACGGGAATCAGCATGCCACCCACCACTGACAATCGCTCTGACCTGCGGGTTTACCGCTCCCGGCGGCCTCGCCCGTACGCCGCGCTTCCCTTGACGCCGACGTCAATCCGTACCGTCACCGCATGAAGATCCTCGCCCTCAACGGCAGCCTGCGCGCCCGCTCCTCCAACGGCGCCGTCCTGCGCTCCGCGCTCGCCCTCACCGACGCCGCGTCCACCGTCGCCGACCTCGCCGCGCTCCCCCACTTCAACCCCGACCTGGACGGCGTGGACGACGCGCCACCCGCCCCCGTGGCCGCGCTGCGCCGCGCCGTGGCGGAGGCGGACGCCGTCCTGGTCGTCAGCCCCGAGTACGCCCACGGCGTCCCCGGCGTCCTCAAGAACGCGCTCGACTGGTTGGTCAGCAGCGCCGAATTCCTGGACAAACCAACCGCCGTGCTGACCGCGTCGCCTTCGCCCACCGGCGCCGCGTACGCACACGAGCAGCTGCGCGAGACCCTGCGCATGATGTCCGCCGACGTACTCCCGGACGCCTGCCGCAACCTCACCGCCATCGGCCCGAAAACCGACCCGGCCACCGCAACCGTCACCGACCCGGCGACCCTCCAGGAGCTGCGCACGGCCATGGCGGCGCTGCGCGACGCGCGAAGTGCATGAGTTGCGACGAGTTCCGCCGGGCGGCCTCGCCCCGGCGGACCTGCGCGCCACGGTCAGCCGCCGTCAACCGTGATCGGCGGCAACGCCCACTCCGCCGGCGGCCCTTCGCCCACGGCACCCCCATGTCGCCCCCCACGGGGACGAGGAGCGAACCGCAACAACCCCCGAGCCGACAATCCCGCGATCGCCAGTCACCGTGAGTAGTCGCCCCGCGCTTGCCTTAAGTCAGCCTTAAAACACGAGCTGACAGGCCCCGCAGAACCCAACACAACACAACACCGCTGGTGAACACGTTATTTGACGTTGAACAACCACTCTTTCCCGTGATCGATGACATGCGCAGGCCATGGTGTATGGTTTCGCCCGCTGTCACCGAGAGTGCTGCTTTGGCCAGTGATTCGTTCCCTGGTTGAACGCATTCGCACCCCGGAGGGCAGTGCGCAACTCCCCCACGGCGGGGCCCGCGTGAACCGGACCTGGTCGGTCAGGCCCGGTCCGCGTGCGCCGCAGAAAGGTTTGCTCATGTCCGGAAAACGGGCCCTGAAAAGACGGGTGCTCAAGCCTGTCCCGCTGATCGCGCTGGCCGGCGCCGGTGCCTGCCTGGCCGTCGCCGTCGTACCGTCCGCGTTCGGTACGGACGCCCCGGCCGACGCGGCCGCGAAGGCCGGCACGTGCACGATCCGCTCCGCGGACAAGCACTCCGAAGCGCCGCTCAGCTGCCTCGGCGTCACCGCCTCCCTCGACCACCTGCCGGCTGTCGGCGAGCAGGCCACCCTCACCGTGGACGTCAAGGCGCAGGCCGACGTCAAGAACGCCGGCCTGTCCGTCCAGCTGCCGCCCGCGCTGCGAATAGCCGACAAGGACGACGGTCTCACCGCGCCCAAGAAGGACGACTTCGGCCAGCGCACCAGCCAGAAGCTCGCCCTGGCCCCCGGCACCCGCACCGTCGAGATCAAGGTCAAGGCCGTCGCCGCCGGACCCGCCCAGATCCAGGCGGACATCAGCGACATCGACCACCCCGACCCGCGCCGCGCCGGACACGACTCGGTGGAGCTGACCGTCGGCACCTCCAAGGGCTCCACCGACAAGGGCGTTTCGGTCTCCAAGGGCCGCGCGACCAAGGTCCAGCGCCCCGGGCCCGGCACCCGCGCGCCCCGCAAGGTCACCCCCAAGACCCCCGCCCCCGCCAAGGCCGCGGACGCCTCGGCTCCGGCCGCGAACGCCCAGACCTGCGTCAACGGCACCTTCCGCAACCGCTTCCAGTCCGCCGAGGGCGGCAACTGGGAAGCCAAGGCCAACCGTGACGAACCGGTCAGCAACGCCAACGTCACTCTCTGGGGCAAGCCGACCGCGGGCGGCGCCACGCGGAAGCTCGCCACGGGGATGACCGGCAACGGCAACGGCAAGTTCAACCTCTGCTACACCCCCACCACCTCCACCACCTCCGTCGCATGGGTGGAGTTCCGCACGCAGGCCGGCCGGATGTGGTCGGTGGTCGACTACAACGGCAACCAGTACGCGACCTCCTCGTACGCGCTGAACAACATCTCCGGCACCGCCAACCTGGGCAACGTGTACGCCAACGAGGGGCAGAGCCGCGCCTGGCACGCCCTCGACACGCTCAACAAGCTGTGGTGGAACCGCGGCTCCACGACCAACTGCTGGGCCAGCAGTGAGCAGGACGGCCGCTGCACGCCGATCACCGTCCAGTGGTACCCCGGCTCGACCGACGGCACCTACTGGACCACCAACGAGGACAAGATCCACCTCGCGGACAACGACCCCGACTCCGAGCACACCACCGTCCACGAGGCGGGCCACGCCCTCATGGGCAAGCTCTACCGGGGCTGGTGGCCGCAGGTGAGCAACTGCTCGCCCCACTACGTCAACCGCGCCTCCTCCGCCAGCTGCGGCTGGACCGAGGGATTCGCCGACGCGGTGTCGTTCCACACGTTCAACGACACCACGTACTACTGGGGCAACGGCGCCTCCATGAACCTCGCCAATGACCGCTCCACCAGCGGCATCGACCAGGGTGACGCCTGCGAGGCCCGGGTCGCCACCGCACTGGTCGACCTGTGGTCCCAGGTCGACGGCGGCTGGCTGAAGAGCAACGCCATGATGGCCCGG includes:
- a CDS encoding NADPH-dependent FMN reductase, yielding MKILALNGSLRARSSNGAVLRSALALTDAASTVADLAALPHFNPDLDGVDDAPPAPVAALRRAVAEADAVLVVSPEYAHGVPGVLKNALDWLVSSAEFLDKPTAVLTASPSPTGAAYAHEQLRETLRMMSADVLPDACRNLTAIGPKTDPATATVTDPATLQELRTAMAALRDARSA
- a CDS encoding response regulator transcription factor — protein: MTVTASTSTAKKPAELLRPDGSPVRVLVVDDEASLAELLSLALRYEGWDIRAEGDGTAALRAAREWRPDAVLLDVMLPDMDGLTVLGRLRHELPEVPVLFLTAKDAVEDRIAGLTAGADDYVTKPFSLEEVVARLRGLLRRAGAAVGRGESLLSVGDLLLDEESHEVWRGGEEIHLTATEFELLRYLMRNPRRVLSKSQILDRVWSYDFGGQANVVELYISYLRRKIDAGRSPMIHTRRGAGYLIKPGG